A genome region from candidate division KSB1 bacterium includes the following:
- a CDS encoding glycoside hydrolase family 2 TIM barrel-domain containing protein → MKYLIMSCIILSAVVSANEPLPRWLNPGVFQENQTEPHAFHVPYAEIDQALTGRDAECRYYQLLNGDWHFKWVENPDAVPEAFDQTDFDASDWDRIPVPSNWQMQGYGYPKFRNIALSFRAEPPHVPTEFNPVGLYRRTFTVPYSWTDRDVLLRFEGVKSAAWVYVNGEYAGYNEGSFEPAEFDITPFIKPGENQLAVKVLRFCDATFLENQDMWRLSGIFRDVKLSAVPRTRIQDVFAVTDLDKDYRDARLNLAIDLKNTGAEPVSGFQLTVDVLDDTDSILEEPLRKDLTLPGKSLKTLRLSTGVADPRKWSAETPNLYTLLFQLSDAQGRTIEAFSQNLGFREVEIKGDAVLINGVPVKFNGVNSHMHHPDHGQAVPLETLRRDLVLMKQHNINCVRTSHYPPTPEYLNMADKLGVYVMDEVNDEAHSNIQLSKDPAWRAMYCDRARKLVYRDRNHPSVVVWSAGNESGSGENIKAVIETGKDLDSTRPWMYGGNTFYIPFEDITGPRYWVPERLQRLAEGLETPRNDNRPSFMDEYLAATGNGIGGLDEYWDLIYNYSRLTGGAIWDWVSPGVTRAGVDHSGCLSASCRCLCHGTT, encoded by the coding sequence ATGAAATACTTGATTATGAGCTGTATCATCCTTTCTGCCGTTGTGTCCGCAAACGAACCTCTGCCGCGCTGGCTAAATCCCGGTGTTTTTCAGGAAAATCAGACTGAACCGCATGCGTTTCACGTTCCATATGCTGAAATTGATCAGGCCCTGACCGGGCGCGATGCAGAATGCCGTTATTATCAGCTGTTGAACGGGGATTGGCATTTTAAATGGGTTGAAAATCCTGATGCGGTACCGGAGGCTTTTGATCAGACTGATTTTGACGCGTCGGACTGGGACCGCATCCCGGTGCCGTCCAATTGGCAGATGCAGGGATATGGTTATCCCAAATTCCGTAATATCGCTCTGTCGTTCCGCGCCGAACCGCCGCATGTTCCGACAGAATTTAATCCGGTCGGATTGTATCGCCGGACATTTACAGTGCCGTATTCCTGGACTGACCGGGATGTTCTGCTGCGTTTTGAGGGAGTCAAATCCGCGGCCTGGGTGTATGTAAATGGCGAGTATGCCGGATACAATGAGGGAAGCTTTGAACCGGCGGAATTTGATATTACCCCGTTTATCAAACCCGGCGAAAATCAGCTTGCGGTTAAAGTGCTGCGGTTTTGTGACGCGACGTTTCTGGAAAATCAGGATATGTGGCGGCTATCCGGTATTTTTCGGGATGTAAAACTGTCTGCTGTTCCCCGAACCCGCATTCAAGATGTGTTTGCAGTGACTGATCTGGACAAAGACTATCGCGATGCCCGGTTGAATCTGGCAATTGATTTGAAAAACACAGGTGCGGAACCGGTCTCCGGCTTTCAATTGACTGTTGATGTGCTGGATGACACGGATTCGATCCTGGAAGAACCGCTCAGAAAAGATTTGACTTTGCCCGGGAAATCCTTAAAAACGCTGCGGTTGAGTACCGGGGTCGCTGATCCACGCAAATGGTCGGCTGAAACGCCGAATCTGTATACGCTGCTTTTTCAATTGTCGGACGCGCAAGGACGCACAATCGAAGCGTTTTCGCAAAACCTGGGATTCCGCGAGGTCGAGATCAAAGGGGACGCTGTGTTGATCAATGGCGTGCCTGTGAAATTTAATGGTGTCAACAGTCATATGCACCATCCTGATCACGGCCAGGCGGTGCCGCTGGAAACCCTGCGCCGGGATCTCGTGCTCATGAAACAGCACAATATCAACTGTGTGCGCACCAGTCATTATCCACCCACCCCCGAATACCTGAACATGGCCGACAAACTGGGGGTTTATGTGATGGACGAAGTCAATGACGAAGCCCACAGCAATATTCAGTTATCTAAAGATCCGGCCTGGCGCGCCATGTACTGCGACCGCGCCCGCAAGCTGGTGTACCGCGACCGCAACCATCCCTCGGTGGTGGTATGGAGCGCCGGGAATGAATCCGGCAGTGGTGAAAATATTAAAGCGGTTATTGAAACCGGCAAAGACCTTGATTCGACGCGCCCCTGGATGTACGGCGGCAATACATTTTATATACCCTTTGAAGATATCACCGGTCCGCGTTACTGGGTGCCCGAACGCCTGCAGCGTCTGGCAGAGGGACTGGAGACGCCGCGCAATGACAATCGCCCGTCCTTTATGGACGAATATCTCGCCGCCACCGGTAACGGTATTGGCGGACTGGATGAATACTGGGACTTGATTTATAATTACTCACGTCTGACCGGCGGCGCCATCTGGGACTGGGTGAGCCCCGGCGTAACGCGCGCCGGTGTGGATCACTCCGGATGCCTCTCCGCATCATGTAGATGCCTATGTCATGGGACAACCTGA
- a CDS encoding ABC transporter ATP-binding protein: MNNTPEHPILVRTNNVHKTYKKKASSLHVLKGIDLNVKQGEIIAIVGPSGVGKSTLLHILGILDRPDQGSVEIDGLDVFAFDDLKCAKIRNKTVGFVFQAHHLLPEFSAMENIMMPGMISGYNRQELREDALNMLAKVGLQERADHRPNELSGGEQQRVALARALINNPKLLLADEPTGNVDIHAADRLHDILWTLNREEGQTLVLVTHNHDLAAQADRIVELFDGKIKNITVNRK, encoded by the coding sequence ATGAATAATACACCTGAACACCCTATTTTAGTGCGAACCAATAACGTCCACAAGACGTATAAAAAGAAAGCATCTTCACTGCATGTACTCAAAGGCATTGACCTGAACGTGAAACAGGGTGAAATCATTGCCATCGTCGGACCGTCCGGGGTGGGCAAAAGCACTCTGCTTCACATCCTCGGTATCCTGGACCGGCCGGACCAGGGCTCGGTTGAAATCGATGGACTTGATGTGTTTGCATTTGATGATTTGAAATGCGCGAAAATCAGGAACAAAACCGTGGGTTTTGTGTTTCAGGCACACCACCTGCTCCCGGAATTTTCGGCCATGGAAAACATCATGATGCCCGGGATGATCTCCGGCTACAACAGACAGGAATTGCGGGAGGATGCATTGAACATGCTGGCCAAAGTCGGATTGCAGGAACGGGCTGACCATCGTCCCAACGAATTGTCTGGCGGGGAACAACAACGGGTGGCCCTGGCCAGGGCGCTGATCAACAACCCCAAACTGTTGTTGGCTGACGAACCCACCGGCAATGTGGATATCCATGCAGCAGACAGACTGCATGATATCCTGTGGACGCTGAACCGGGAGGAAGGCCAGACGCTGGTGCTGGTCACTCATAACCATGACCTGGCCGCGCAAGCCGACCGGATCGTGGAATTGTTTGACGGCAAGATCAAGAATATCACCGTGAACCGCAAATAA
- a CDS encoding glycoside hydrolase family 28 protein, producing the protein MKDYRHLFQLLISIISLFLCVLPLRGVTCDCYWENVPFILEQIQPPEFPPVDFLITDYGAVGDGITDNTQAINDAVTDCHNAGGGRVVIPADTFLTGAIHLQSNVNLHLEENAFLHFSQDPADYLPVVYTRFEGMECMNYSPFIYAYEQENIAITGSGVINGQAGDTVWWPWKENGHVESKAILEDMAEAGVPVEERVFGDGYYLRPPLIQPYSCDNVLIEGVTLLNSPFWVVHPVLSNNVTIRGLTINSLGPNNDGCNPESCSYVLIEDCYFNNGDDCIALKSGRNADGRRVDVACENVVVRNCHMQAGHGGIVMGSECTGDIRNLYVENCTMGHPNLKRALRIKTNSVRGGIIENIHFRNVHISDVGEAVFKVNFYYGEGDVGAYTPIVRDIILENVTSESSYWGLWLKGYERSPVDDVRLIGCEFNRVQRGDYIENVTHLQEFPLDTELPEIAVLTNSAHNQLRIEFDECVRTHAAETIANYSISPAIPVYQAVLQDDHKTTLLYTGEHASDSVYTLSVNEIADCAGDANLIAPGTSLNYSFTTSVRVFDLTPVNYAIAPLTDGSVCYTDRETAVTDIPDSYQNSTLIRTAYADRMSDSANAMSFIVKQAVTVTVAYENGASLPDWLQDWQSTGETVQTADGTMQCLQKEFPAGQVQLDGNQGADGSRMYFVLLQSSSGADKAALRVQCYLEGAFDAGAGHMVAGFETPEQSPYDADSRIVFSNIDDIIDWLFVRLHDPATGSVVQTACALLRGDGMLIDPVVNEPQLLLQVPKGQYDISLVHRSHIAVQSLNPVTLQDAEPANIDFRLAAACLDADRIKLLQPDSLFYGLISGDSDQNGSVTTRDYTEWLNAAQRQEKYSDCDFNMDGVLNQADFDLWLANARAGY; encoded by the coding sequence TTGAAGGATTACCGACATTTATTTCAGCTTTTGATCAGTATCATCAGCCTGTTTCTGTGCGTTTTGCCCTTGCGAGGTGTCACATGTGACTGTTATTGGGAAAATGTACCCTTTATACTCGAACAGATCCAGCCGCCGGAATTCCCGCCGGTTGATTTCCTGATCACAGATTACGGAGCCGTGGGGGACGGCATCACTGATAATACACAAGCCATCAACGATGCCGTTACCGACTGCCATAATGCCGGCGGCGGGCGGGTGGTCATTCCCGCTGATACGTTTTTGACCGGCGCGATTCATTTACAGAGCAATGTGAATCTCCACCTTGAGGAGAATGCATTTTTGCATTTCAGTCAGGACCCGGCTGATTATCTGCCGGTGGTGTATACAAGGTTTGAAGGCATGGAGTGCATGAATTATTCCCCGTTTATTTATGCCTATGAGCAGGAAAATATAGCCATTACCGGCAGCGGAGTGATCAATGGTCAGGCCGGCGACACGGTGTGGTGGCCGTGGAAGGAAAACGGCCATGTGGAAAGCAAAGCGATCCTTGAAGATATGGCGGAAGCCGGTGTGCCGGTGGAAGAGCGCGTGTTCGGCGACGGCTATTATCTGCGGCCGCCTCTGATTCAGCCGTATTCCTGCGACAATGTATTGATCGAAGGTGTGACGCTGCTCAATTCTCCCTTTTGGGTGGTGCATCCGGTACTGTCCAATAATGTGACCATACGCGGTCTGACAATTAACAGTCTGGGACCCAATAATGACGGCTGCAATCCGGAATCCTGCAGCTATGTGCTCATCGAGGACTGTTATTTCAACAACGGTGACGATTGTATCGCATTAAAGTCCGGCCGCAACGCGGACGGCCGCCGGGTTGATGTGGCCTGTGAAAACGTGGTGGTGCGCAATTGCCACATGCAAGCCGGACACGGCGGCATTGTCATGGGAAGCGAGTGCACCGGGGATATCCGCAATCTTTATGTTGAAAACTGTACCATGGGACACCCAAATCTAAAGCGCGCCCTGCGCATCAAAACCAATTCGGTGCGCGGCGGGATTATTGAAAATATTCATTTCCGCAATGTTCACATTTCTGATGTCGGCGAGGCGGTTTTTAAAGTGAATTTTTATTACGGAGAGGGGGATGTCGGGGCTTATACTCCCATTGTCCGTGACATTATCCTGGAGAACGTGACCTCTGAAAGCAGCTACTGGGGGCTGTGGCTTAAAGGCTATGAACGTTCCCCTGTTGATGATGTTCGGCTCATCGGTTGTGAATTTAATAGAGTTCAGAGAGGCGATTATATTGAAAACGTGACCCATCTGCAGGAATTCCCCCTGGACACCGAATTGCCTGAAATAGCGGTTTTAACAAACAGCGCGCATAATCAATTAAGGATAGAGTTTGACGAATGTGTGCGCACGCACGCTGCTGAAACGATTGCGAATTACAGTATTTCACCCGCTATACCGGTTTATCAGGCTGTGTTGCAGGATGACCATAAAACGACCCTGCTGTATACGGGGGAACATGCGTCAGACAGTGTGTACACTTTATCTGTCAATGAGATTGCCGATTGTGCCGGAGATGCGAATCTCATCGCTCCGGGTACATCTTTGAATTACAGTTTCACCACATCGGTGCGGGTGTTTGACCTCACTCCGGTTAACTATGCCATTGCGCCTTTGACTGATGGCTCGGTATGTTATACAGACCGGGAAACGGCGGTCACGGACATCCCGGACAGTTACCAAAACAGCACACTGATTCGTACCGCCTACGCGGACCGCATGTCGGACAGTGCCAACGCCATGTCCTTTATTGTCAAGCAGGCCGTTACAGTTACGGTGGCGTATGAAAACGGCGCGAGTCTGCCGGACTGGCTGCAGGACTGGCAGTCCACGGGTGAAACCGTGCAGACAGCGGACGGTACCATGCAGTGCCTGCAGAAAGAGTTTCCGGCCGGACAGGTTCAGCTGGACGGCAATCAGGGGGCGGACGGGTCTCGAATGTATTTTGTCCTGCTGCAGTCGTCTTCAGGCGCGGACAAGGCCGCGCTCCGCGTTCAATGTTATCTGGAGGGCGCATTTGATGCCGGCGCGGGACATATGGTCGCTGGTTTCGAGACGCCTGAACAATCCCCTTATGATGCGGACAGCCGTATCGTTTTCAGCAATATCGATGATATCATCGACTGGTTGTTTGTGCGCCTGCATGATCCTGCAACGGGTTCAGTTGTGCAGACCGCATGCGCGTTGCTGCGCGGTGACGGGATGTTGATTGATCCGGTTGTCAATGAGCCGCAGCTGCTGCTTCAAGTGCCGAAAGGCCAGTACGATATTTCACTGGTGCATCGTTCGCACATTGCAGTACAGTCATTGAATCCGGTTACCCTGCAGGACGCCGAGCCCGCGAACATCGATTTTAGACTGGCGGCAGCCTGTCTGGACGCAGACCGCATTAAACTGTTACAACCGGATTCACTTTTTTATGGACTGATTTCCGGCGATTCCGATCAAAACGGTTCTGTCACCACGCGTGATTACACAGAATGGCTCAACGCCGCTCAGCGTCAGGAAAAGTATAGCGACTGTGATTTCAATATGGACGGTGTTCTGAATCAGGCGGATTTTGATTTGTGGCTGGCGAATGCGCGCGCCGGATATTAG
- the prfB gene encoding peptide chain release factor 2 (programmed frameshift): protein MLEDIQQKLKDIHSRSKTLWRYLDIGDKENEIADLENKSQEPDFWDDPEQAQSVMRKISSLKEWVDSWRNIHDTSEQMQELVEMAQEENDASMVNEVEREVRSLEKRLERLEFQKMLGRPEDSKSAILTIHPGAGGTESQDWAEMLLRMYTRWIENQGFKAEFLDYQAGDEAGIKSVSIEVKGSYAYGYLKAEAGVHRLVRISPFDSNKRRHTSFASVFIYPEIEKSVEVDVDEKDLRIDTYRASGAGGQHVNKTSSAVRITHEPTGLVTQCQNERSQHRNKEAAMKMLLSQLYKRKLEEEEAKRAKLEDSKKEIGWGSQIRSYVFHPYNMVKDHRTSVETSNVQAVMDGELDEFIQTYLMQSTGSKQ from the exons ATGCTCGAAGATATTCAGCAAAAACTAAAAGATATACACAGCCGTTCCAAAACGCTGTGGAGGTATCTT GACATCGGCGACAAGGAAAATGAAATCGCCGATCTGGAAAATAAAAGTCAGGAACCGGATTTCTGGGACGACCCGGAACAGGCGCAGTCTGTTATGCGCAAAATCAGTTCCTTGAAAGAGTGGGTCGATTCCTGGCGCAACATCCATGACACCAGCGAACAAATGCAGGAACTGGTCGAGATGGCTCAGGAAGAAAATGATGCCAGCATGGTCAACGAAGTGGAGCGTGAAGTCCGCAGTCTGGAAAAACGTCTGGAACGCCTGGAATTCCAGAAAATGCTCGGGCGCCCGGAAGACTCGAAAAGCGCGATTCTGACCATTCATCCCGGCGCCGGCGGCACGGAATCCCAGGACTGGGCTGAGATGCTGCTGCGCATGTACACGCGCTGGATTGAAAACCAGGGATTCAAAGCGGAATTCCTGGATTATCAGGCCGGGGACGAAGCCGGGATCAAAAGTGTGTCCATCGAAGTTAAAGGCTCATATGCTTACGGCTATTTAAAAGCCGAGGCCGGTGTGCACCGCCTGGTGCGTATTTCTCCATTCGACTCGAACAAACGCCGGCATACATCATTTGCCTCTGTGTTTATTTATCCGGAAATCGAAAAATCCGTCGAAGTGGATGTGGATGAAAAAGACCTGCGTATCGACACCTACCGCGCCAGCGGCGCCGGAGGTCAGCATGTGAACAAAACCAGTTCAGCTGTTCGCATTACTCACGAGCCCACCGGACTGGTGACGCAGTGTCAAAATGAACGCTCCCAGCACCGCAACAAGGAAGCGGCGATGAAGATGCTGCTCTCCCAGTTGTACAAACGCAAACTGGAAGAAGAGGAAGCCAAGCGCGCCAAGCTGGAAGATTCCAAAAAAGAGATCGGCTGGGGCAGCCAGATCCGGTCTTATGTGTTTCATCCGTACAATATGGTCAAAGATCACCGCACCAGCGTGGAAACCAGCAATGTTCAGGCTGTAATGGACGGCGAGCTGGATGAATTTATACAAACGTACCTCATGCAATCTACTGGATCCAAACAATAG
- a CDS encoding FtsX-like permease family protein — MSFESFIAVRYLKSKRQTGFISLISYISVTGVAIGVAALIIVLSVMNGFESQVRSRFIGVDTHVKVRTFHDRGVTHYEQLMQDIADTPHIRAMSPYIHEKGLIFCRDKSTGLLIRGIDPQTIGQVSRLPESITFGELNLDTQYKSRGRELDGVVLGFNLADRLVVTVGDTVTVASFKNIKSFGQMPQMRQFIVTGFFETGLFEFDNSMAYISIASAQKLFNMNGVVSGIGIKLDNYENADKVAMQLDDQLGYPYRILTYFDLNRNLFAWMQIEKWAAFVVLCLIIMVAAFNIVSTMIMVTMEKTRDIGILRSMGATPNSIRKIFTLQGLIVGIIGTGLGALIGYLLCWAQYKYHFFSLPMDVYIIDWLPILMKWTDFIFISVAAILITYAASVYPAARAAKLDPVESIRYE, encoded by the coding sequence ATGTCATTTGAATCGTTTATTGCAGTCCGTTATCTGAAATCCAAACGCCAGACCGGTTTTATTTCGCTGATATCCTATATTTCCGTAACCGGCGTGGCCATCGGGGTTGCCGCCTTGATCATCGTGCTGTCCGTCATGAACGGATTTGAATCCCAAGTGCGCAGTCGTTTTATCGGAGTGGACACGCATGTCAAAGTCCGCACCTTTCATGACCGCGGCGTAACACATTACGAACAATTGATGCAGGACATCGCAGACACCCCGCATATCCGGGCCATGTCTCCGTATATTCATGAAAAAGGACTGATCTTTTGCAGGGACAAATCAACCGGTCTTTTGATCCGCGGTATCGATCCGCAAACCATCGGCCAGGTTTCCCGGCTTCCCGAAAGCATCACCTTCGGCGAACTCAATCTGGATACACAGTACAAAAGCCGGGGACGCGAACTGGACGGGGTTGTCCTGGGGTTTAATCTGGCTGACCGGCTGGTGGTAACCGTCGGGGATACCGTGACCGTTGCGAGTTTCAAAAACATAAAATCGTTCGGACAAATGCCGCAGATGCGTCAATTCATTGTCACCGGTTTTTTCGAAACCGGCTTGTTTGAATTCGACAACAGCATGGCGTACATTTCCATTGCTTCGGCGCAAAAATTGTTCAATATGAACGGTGTGGTGTCCGGTATCGGCATCAAACTGGACAATTATGAAAACGCCGACAAGGTGGCCATGCAGCTCGATGACCAGCTGGGCTACCCGTATCGCATCCTCACTTACTTTGATCTGAACCGCAACCTGTTTGCCTGGATGCAGATTGAGAAATGGGCGGCCTTTGTGGTGTTGTGTCTCATCATTATGGTGGCAGCCTTTAACATTGTCAGCACCATGATTATGGTGACCATGGAGAAAACCCGCGATATCGGGATACTGCGATCTATGGGCGCCACCCCGAACAGTATCCGCAAAATCTTTACCTTGCAGGGCCTGATTGTCGGGATCATCGGCACGGGGCTGGGCGCTTTGATCGGCTACCTGCTGTGCTGGGCGCAATACAAGTATCACTTTTTCTCACTGCCCATGGATGTCTACATCATTGACTGGCTGCCGATTCTGATGAAATGGACGGATTTTATCTTTATTTCAGTGGCCGCCATTCTCATAACCTATGCAGCTTCGGTATATCCGGCTGCCCGAGCAGCGAAACTTGATCCGGTAGAGTCTATACGCTATGAATAA
- the lysS gene encoding lysine--tRNA ligase, with product MSEEKQDLNEVMKMRRQKLKQIREMQVNPFAYSFDVSHRARDITSNFDKFNEKTVSVAGRLRSIRRMGKASFAHIMDESDQIQIYVRRDDVGEPSYDLFKLTDIGDFIGVTGSVVKTRAGEITIKVDALTLLSKNLHPLPIVKEREQDGKTVTFDAFSDTEARYRQRYVDLVVNRDVKDVFVKRSRIITAMRGYLDEKGYLEVETPVLQPIYGGAAARPFKTHHNALDIPLYMRIADELYLKRLIVGGFEGVYEISKDFRNEGIDRTHNPEFTMMELYVAYQDYSFMMDLVEDMLNHIAQQVIGSSTITYQGEEINLTPPWPRLPLYEAIEKYTGKNLYGQSKEELRAAAKDLNVEIEDFWGEGKLLDEIFSERVEPNLIQPVFICDYPVELSPLAKRHRNDPKLVERFEPYVAGREIGNAFSELNDPIDQRKRFESQTALREAGDEEAQMMDEDFLHALEIGMPPTAGLGMGIDRLVMLLTDQASIRDVIFFPTMRPE from the coding sequence ATGAGTGAAGAAAAGCAAGACCTGAATGAAGTGATGAAAATGCGCCGGCAAAAGCTAAAACAGATCAGAGAAATGCAGGTTAACCCGTTTGCCTATTCCTTTGATGTCAGTCACAGAGCGCGGGATATCACATCCAATTTCGATAAATTTAATGAGAAAACCGTTTCCGTGGCTGGACGGCTTCGATCGATCCGGCGTATGGGCAAAGCCTCGTTCGCGCATATCATGGATGAATCCGATCAGATCCAGATCTATGTGCGCCGGGACGATGTGGGTGAACCCTCTTATGACCTGTTCAAGCTCACAGATATCGGCGATTTTATCGGTGTGACCGGCAGCGTGGTCAAAACCCGGGCCGGAGAAATCACGATCAAAGTCGATGCATTGACCCTGCTGAGCAAAAATCTGCACCCTCTGCCCATTGTCAAGGAACGCGAGCAAGATGGTAAAACCGTCACTTTTGACGCGTTTTCAGATACCGAAGCGCGCTATCGCCAACGCTACGTTGACCTCGTGGTGAACCGGGATGTCAAGGATGTCTTTGTCAAACGTTCACGAATCATTACCGCCATGCGCGGTTATCTGGATGAAAAAGGCTATCTGGAAGTTGAAACCCCGGTGCTTCAGCCCATTTACGGCGGCGCGGCGGCGCGGCCGTTCAAAACGCATCACAATGCCCTGGATATTCCTCTGTACATGCGCATTGCGGACGAGCTTTATCTGAAACGCCTGATTGTCGGCGGATTCGAGGGTGTTTATGAAATCAGCAAAGATTTCCGCAATGAAGGCATTGACCGCACCCACAATCCCGAATTCACCATGATGGAACTGTATGTGGCGTACCAGGATTATTCCTTCATGATGGACCTGGTGGAGGACATGCTCAACCATATCGCGCAGCAGGTGATCGGCTCTTCAACCATAACCTATCAGGGCGAGGAAATCAACCTGACCCCTCCCTGGCCGCGTCTGCCTCTGTATGAAGCCATAGAAAAGTACACCGGCAAGAATCTGTACGGCCAATCAAAAGAGGAATTACGCGCTGCCGCCAAAGATCTGAACGTCGAGATTGAGGATTTTTGGGGCGAAGGCAAGCTTTTGGACGAAATCTTCAGCGAACGCGTGGAACCGAATCTGATCCAGCCCGTGTTCATCTGCGATTACCCGGTGGAACTATCGCCGCTGGCCAAACGTCACCGCAATGATCCGAAACTGGTTGAGCGGTTTGAACCGTATGTGGCGGGACGCGAAATCGGAAACGCATTCTCCGAGCTCAATGATCCTATCGACCAGCGCAAACGTTTTGAATCCCAAACAGCCCTGCGCGAAGCCGGAGACGAAGAAGCACAGATGATGGATGAAGATTTCCTGCACGCGCTTGAAATCGGCATGCCCCCGACCGCCGGGCTGGGCATGGGCATTGACCGGCTGGTCATGCTTCTGACCGATCAGGCCTCAATTCGCGATGTGATCTTTTTCCCAACCATGCGACCGGAATAA
- a CDS encoding GIY-YIG nuclease family protein codes for MAFVYIVRCADGTFYTGMATDVERRVQQHNSGRGAKYTRGRRPVELVYCEERETVGKALRREKEIQKMNRHKKSELIKSKKQANSHPADKGRMGISDSEI; via the coding sequence ATGGCTTTTGTTTATATTGTCCGATGTGCGGACGGCACTTTTTATACAGGAATGGCCACCGACGTAGAACGGCGTGTCCAGCAGCATAACAGCGGCCGCGGCGCCAAATACACACGCGGACGCCGGCCGGTGGAACTGGTGTACTGCGAAGAACGGGAAACAGTCGGCAAAGCTCTCAGGCGTGAGAAAGAAATCCAGAAAATGAATCGGCATAAAAAAAGCGAATTGATAAAGTCGAAAAAACAAGCAAATTCCCATCCTGCCGACAAAGGCAGGATGGGAATTTCAGACTCGGAAATTTAA